DNA from Sulfurimonas gotlandica GD1:
AGATCTTGGCAACAGATATTTCTGAGAATATGCTGCAACATGCACAAAATGGAATCTATGAAGAGAAAAATATGCAAAGTATTCCTAAACATATGAAATACAAGTATTTTATTCCGGCAATAGGCAAAAATGGCGGTAAGGCATTTGCTATAAAAGATGAGTTGAAAAAGTACATTATTTTTCGCTCTTTTAACCTTGTAACAGGTGATTACACGATATTTAAAAATAAGTTTGATGTGATTTTTTGCAGAAACGTTATGATCTATTTTGACCGTAAAACTCAAGACCAGTTATTATTTGAGTTCACAAACTTGCTTAGGAAAGGCTCTAGAGTCTTTGTTGGACACTCAGAGTCTATTCAAAATAAAAAACTAAACTATAAATTGGTCTCGCCATCAATTTATCAACTAAAATAAAGGGGACAGATATGGATATTTCAACAATTACAGACGACAAGTTACTTCAAGAGATTGGACGCAGGTTTCATGAGAAAAAATCTTCTATAGATGAGATGGAAGAGATGACAAAAAAGCTTCTTGTTTTAAATGAAAAAAACAAAAAATCTCAAGAGATAAAAAGTAAGTTCTTATCACTGGTGAAAAATGAGTTTAATAATCCTATGTCTTCTCTTTTAAACCTGGTAAATATGATGGTGAAAAAATCACAAGATCCGAAATTGGCAGAGTTGTCTTCTTTAATGAAGATGGAACTGTTAAAACTAGATTTTAGTCTAAAAAATATCTTTTGTGCATCTGAGATAGAAGCCGGTGAGATAGCAAACGACTACTCTATGGTGAAAATAAAAGATATTTATGATGAGGTGACAAACTATTTTAGTTTTCTTATAGAGGAGAAATCTTTAGAGATAAACTACAGTTCAGATGGTTCTGATGAGATCATAAGTGACTCTCAAAAAGTAAATATCATCCTTTTAAATTTAGTGTCAAATGCCTGTGAGTACTCTTACTCAAACTCTAAAATAGATGTATCATTTTCCAGTGATGATGATAACTATATCATAAGAGTTGAAGATATGGGTGAGGGAATCTTAGAAGGCAAAGAGCAAGATATCTACAGTAGTTTTTATCACTATGAATCAGGTAATACTCGCAGAACAGCAGGATTGGGTCTAGGGCTTAGTGTTGCTAGCGGACTCGTAGAGTCACTTGATGGAAGCATAGAAAATTTCAGACAAGAGAACAAGACAGTATTTACTGTGAAGATATCAAAAGTTGATGAGAAAGATGTAAGTCTCTCAAGAGGAATCGGTTCTAATGAGTTTATATTTGATGACTCAGAGGAAATGGTAGAGTTTTAAACAATGTATATACGAAAATTTATTCACGTTGGTGAGATTAATATTGGTGCCAGACCTACAGAAATAAGCACAATATTAGGCTCATGTATTGCTGTATGTTTGTATGATAGTGTTCATTGCATAGGTGGTATGAACCATTACCTTGTCCCACTTTGGAATGAACACGGTCTTCAAACTCCAAAATATGGAAATATTTCAATACCTAGGCTTATAGAGAGTATGTTAAATATTGGCTGTGAGATAGAAAATATGCAGGCAAAGATATTCGGCGGTGCTCATGTACTTGATATAACTGGTGAAGATATGATGGTTGGGCGTAAAAATATACTGATTGCTAAAGAGATTTTAAAAGAATATGGCATACCAATAACTGCCAGCGATGTTGGCGGGGATAAAGGTAGAAGAATTATGATGCGCAGTGATACTGGGAAAGTTCTTTTAAAGTACATCCAAAAAAGTGAGGTGTAGATCGTGAGATTTAAAGTTTTAGTTGTTGATGATAGTGCCACAGCAAGAGAAATTATTACTAGTATACTGAGCAGTGATCCAGATATAAAAGAGATAGTTACAGCTAACGATGCTTATGAAGCTCGAGATATAATTGTTGATTTTAAACCTGATGTTATATGTCTGGATATAGAGATGCCAAAAATGGACGGTATAACTTTTTTAAGAAAAATTATGAAGTACATGCCTACCCCGGTTGTAATGGTTTCAAAAATGACAAAAGCGGGAGCTAGTAAAACACTGGAATCTTTAGAGGCTGGAGCTGTTGATGTTGTCGAGAAGCCAACTATGAAAATGTTAAACGATTCAGACAAACACGCTCTGGAATTAATAGAAAAAGTTAAAAGTGCAGCCGGTGCAAATATCTTAAATAAAGCAAATCCCGCTTCTATTGTACATCTTACTTTTACTAAGCCATCTTCTCAAACAAGACAAAAAGTGATAGCCATTGGAGTATCTACAGGTGGTGTAGAAGCTTTGAAAAACTTTCTGCCGCAGTTTCCAAAAAGTTCACCAGGGATGCTTATAGTCCAGCACATGCCTGAGAACTTTACTAAACAGCTTGCAGATAGGTTAAATACATTTTGCGATATAGAAGTCAGAGAAGCTAAAAATGGAGACATTTTAACCGATGGAATCGCCTTGATAGCCCCAGGAGATCTGCATATGGTGCTGAGATATTCAAATAAACAGTATCACGTTGAACTTGGGACTGGTGAAAAAGTTTCAGGTCACCGTCCTTCTGTCGATGTACTATTTAACTCTGTAGCTAAAACAGCATCTAATGATGCAGTGGGTATCATTCTGACCGGAATGGGATCAGATGGAGCA
Protein-coding regions in this window:
- a CDS encoding CheR family methyltransferase; translation: MPYEKELSHEVFEKFQELIYHEIGINLSEHKRTLVQTRLRKWLIKFELNSYSELYEKIADDKSDQMLIMLVNAITTNVTSFFREDSQWIYLLQNIDTMFDRENKRIRIWSAACSSGEEPYSILMFLKEHLNDFHKWDIKILATDISENMLQHAQNGIYEEKNMQSIPKHMKYKYFIPAIGKNGGKAFAIKDELKKYIIFRSFNLVTGDYTIFKNKFDVIFCRNVMIYFDRKTQDQLLFEFTNLLRKGSRVFVGHSESIQNKKLNYKLVSPSIYQLK
- a CDS encoding sensor histidine kinase, which codes for MDISTITDDKLLQEIGRRFHEKKSSIDEMEEMTKKLLVLNEKNKKSQEIKSKFLSLVKNEFNNPMSSLLNLVNMMVKKSQDPKLAELSSLMKMELLKLDFSLKNIFCASEIEAGEIANDYSMVKIKDIYDEVTNYFSFLIEEKSLEINYSSDGSDEIISDSQKVNIILLNLVSNACEYSYSNSKIDVSFSSDDDNYIIRVEDMGEGILEGKEQDIYSSFYHYESGNTRRTAGLGLGLSVASGLVESLDGSIENFRQENKTVFTVKISKVDEKDVSLSRGIGSNEFIFDDSEEMVEF
- a CDS encoding chemotaxis protein CheD, whose protein sequence is MYIRKFIHVGEINIGARPTEISTILGSCIAVCLYDSVHCIGGMNHYLVPLWNEHGLQTPKYGNISIPRLIESMLNIGCEIENMQAKIFGGAHVLDITGEDMMVGRKNILIAKEILKEYGIPITASDVGGDKGRRIMMRSDTGKVLLKYIQKSEV
- a CDS encoding protein-glutamate methylesterase/protein-glutamine glutaminase: MRFKVLVVDDSATAREIITSILSSDPDIKEIVTANDAYEARDIIVDFKPDVICLDIEMPKMDGITFLRKIMKYMPTPVVMVSKMTKAGASKTLESLEAGAVDVVEKPTMKMLNDSDKHALELIEKVKSAAGANILNKANPASIVHLTFTKPSSQTRQKVIAIGVSTGGVEALKNFLPQFPKSSPGMLIVQHMPENFTKQLADRLNTFCDIEVREAKNGDILTDGIALIAPGDLHMVLRYSNKQYHVELGTGEKVSGHRPSVDVLFNSVAKTASNDAVGIILTGMGSDGAKGLLNMRKSGAMTFGQDSVSSVVYGMPKVANDLGAVVKQNSLKALPRDILKYLEKV